The following coding sequences are from one Musa acuminata AAA Group cultivar baxijiao chromosome BXJ2-4, Cavendish_Baxijiao_AAA, whole genome shotgun sequence window:
- the LOC135608925 gene encoding myb-related protein Hv33-like translates to MIPLPQPLMHINLLSPSTSRNTRRGFGGMGRHSCCLEQKIRKGLWSPEEDEKLYNHIIRYGVGCWSSVPKLAGLQRCGKSCRLRWINYLRPDLKRGNFSQQEEDLIISLHEIMGNRWSQIASQLPGRTDNEIKNYWNSCLKKKLRQRGIDPSTHKPLCETETEAQEASRTHLEQLPLQPVFDPFPLIETETCLDSVENNVNIYNQFHQSFESSLAQTECYANSGLREYSSVLDVYGDSSSNSSNWNCNTGAEMKDVVGDEALNWVAQSEAEAPPHVHMNGGEAHEHKFSPWQEKPNAESSEDYSTYSMRFLSCDVAETCFDIHRGALASEFNVDFF, encoded by the exons ATGATTCCCCTCCCTCAGCCTCTCATGCACATCAACCTTTTAAGTCCCTCCACATCCAGGAACACCAGGCGTGGGTTTGGAGGAATGGGACGGCATTCTTGCTGTCTCGAGCAGAAGATAAGGAAAGGCTTGTGGTCTCCTGAAGAAGATGAAAAGCTCTACAATCACATCATTCGATATGGAGTCGGCTGTTGGAGCTCTGTGCCGAAATTAGCAG GACTGCAACGCTGTGGGAAGAGTTGCAGACTGAGGTGGATCAATTACCTGCGGCCGGACCTTAAAAGAGGCAACTTCTCGCAGCAAGAGGAGGATTTGATCATAAGCCTACACGAGATCATGGGCAACAG GTGGTCGCAGATTGCATCACAATTGCCTGGAAGAACAGACaatgagatcaagaactactggaactcgTGCCTCAAGAAGAAACTCCGACAGAGAGGAATCGATCCGAGCACCCACAAGCCTCTGTGCGAGACAGAGACCGAAGCCCAAGAGGCGAGCAGGACACATCTCGAGCAGTTGCCATTACAGCCGGTGTTCGACCCATTCCCACTGATCGAAACCGAGACATGTCTGGATTCAGTGGAGAATAATGTGAACATCTACAACCAATTCCACCAATCTTTTGAATCATCACTAGCGCAGACTGAGTGCTATGCCAACTCAGGGCTACGAGAATACAGCAGTGTGTTGGATGTTTATGGAGACAGCTCAAGCAACAGCAGCAACTGGAATTGCAACACAGGAGCTGAGATGAAAGATGTGGTGGGAGATGAGGCCTTGAATTGGGTAGCTCAGAGTGAGGCGGAAGCACCACCTCATGTGCACATGAACGGAGGGGAGGCCCATGAACACAAGTTTAGTCCTTGGCAAGAGAAACCAAATGCAGAGAGCTCAGAAGATTACAGTACCTATTCCATGAGGTTTCTGTCTTGTGATGTAGCAGAGACCTGCTTTGATATCCATCGAGGAGCATTGGCAAGTGAATTTAATGTGGATTTCTTCTAG